From the genome of Paraburkholderia flava, one region includes:
- a CDS encoding OmpA family protein, producing MTTYRHRPLRLTAAALLVASLFAGFFASGAAFADDAGPARVTPVDNSGVQVHTTILPATSAPAAANPAPATTEIPPAANAVPGQVVVGGKVPDEATKAAVLARLRDTYGAGNVVDQIEVGDVATPPNWASNVQKLIGPPLRQIKKGQLKIDGTQIDVKGEVQNESQRQQLASDMANALNPTYTIRNGLRVSASEQGVLDQTLANRTIEFETGSATLTPQGRAILDQMAAVLAKLTTKTVEIIGHTDNAGNRASNIALSQARADTVKGYLVAKGISPQQLTTTGVGPDQPIASNDTTDGRARNRRIEFRAGS from the coding sequence ATGACGACCTATCGACACCGCCCGCTGCGGCTCACTGCCGCTGCCCTGCTCGTCGCGAGTCTCTTCGCGGGCTTCTTCGCGAGCGGTGCAGCCTTCGCCGACGATGCGGGTCCGGCGCGCGTCACGCCCGTCGACAATAGTGGCGTGCAGGTACATACGACGATCCTGCCCGCAACGTCCGCGCCTGCCGCCGCGAACCCGGCCCCCGCGACCACCGAGATACCGCCTGCTGCGAACGCAGTCCCCGGTCAGGTTGTAGTCGGCGGCAAGGTGCCCGACGAAGCGACCAAGGCCGCCGTGCTCGCGCGGTTGCGCGACACGTACGGCGCAGGCAACGTGGTCGATCAGATCGAAGTCGGCGACGTCGCAACGCCGCCGAACTGGGCGAGCAACGTGCAGAAGCTGATCGGGCCGCCGCTCAGGCAGATCAAGAAGGGGCAGTTGAAGATCGATGGCACGCAGATCGACGTGAAGGGTGAAGTGCAGAACGAGTCGCAGCGCCAGCAGCTCGCGAGCGACATGGCGAACGCACTGAACCCGACCTACACGATCCGCAACGGGCTGCGCGTCAGCGCATCCGAACAGGGCGTGCTCGATCAGACGCTCGCGAACCGCACGATCGAATTCGAAACCGGCAGCGCGACGTTGACGCCGCAAGGCCGCGCGATTCTCGATCAGATGGCTGCGGTGCTCGCGAAGCTGACGACGAAAACCGTCGAGATCATCGGCCATACCGACAATGCGGGGAATCGCGCGTCGAACATCGCGCTGAGTCAGGCGCGCGCCGACACGGTCAAAGGTTATCTGGTCGCGAAGGGCATTTCGCCGCAGCAGTTGACGACGACCGGCGTCGGTCCGGATCAGCCGATCGCGTCGAACGATACGACCGATGGTCGCGCGCGTAACCGTCGCATCGAATTCCGCGCGGGATCGTAG